Proteins from a single region of Clupea harengus chromosome 5, Ch_v2.0.2, whole genome shotgun sequence:
- the ppp4r2b gene encoding serine/threonine-protein phosphatase 4 regulatory subunit 2-B, with translation MEIDTLLEALKDFEKKGKKELFPLLEQFLCHVAKTGETLVSWSQFKSYFIFKLEKVMDDFRASAPDQRGLTNPNVECIPFDEMKARIMKIVNGYTGIPFTIQRLCELLTEPKRNYTGTEKFLRGVEKNVMVVSSVHPTSEKNGCSGINRMNGVMLPGNASAFTERKVNGPGTPRPLNRQKVPLASSLATNGLPDSTENKDPNTSSGHSKLHGETSASGLSRFLLRNKHPVKEDDEGLEEEQPEVKRLKFLKDGEEAAEEEDDEEEDEDEADESAVETLRPMLAESSSDPQQAHAQSSVSPEKQRDEEELEEEEEDSVPASSVAVCQDPEPSSTQTEPSPEESKAGEKEAEREANSEREVPSSADDNPEEPADMDQSEQRAPSGTAASPENREARDESNEHVSSSSNSCSEEIEESTAAATPSDSTTELPTEGAPKSDAQDSASAEEPMEVD, from the exons ATGGAAATCGATACCCTTCTGGAGGCTCTAAAAG ACTttgagaagaaaggaaaaaaagaactttTTCCTCTATTGGAGCAGTTTCTGTGCCACGTTGCCAAAACTGGAGAAACATT GGTGTCATGGTCCCAGTTTAAGAGCTATTTCATCTTCAAACTGGAGAAAGTGATGGATGATTTTAGGGCCTCTGCACCGGACCAACGGGGCCTTACAAATCCAAATGTGGAGTGCATTCCATTTGATGAGATGAAGGCACGGATAATGAAGATTGTCAATGGATACACAGG AATCCCGTTCACCATCCAGAGGTTGTGTGAGCTTCTCACTGAGCCAAAGAGGAACTACACAGGAACAGAGAAGTTTCTACGAGGGGTTGAAAAG AATGTGATGGTCGTTAGTAGTGTGCACCCTACATCAGA GAAGAATGGATGCAGTGGGATCAACAGAATGAATGGTGTGATGTTACCTGGAAATGCGTCTGCATTTACAGAGAG GAAAGTCAATGGCCCTGGGACACCCAGGCCTCTAAACAGGCAGAAGGTCCCCCTGGCCAGCTCACTAGCCACCAATGGCCTTCCCGACAGCACAGAGAATAAAGACCCCAACACATCGAGCGGACACAGCAAACTACACGG tgAAACGTCTGCATCAGGTCTCAGCCGATTTTTGTTGAGGAACAAGCACCCGGTGAAAGAGGATGACGAGGGTCTGGAGGAGGAACAGCCTGAAGTGAAGAGGCTGAAGTTCCTGAAGGACGGCGAGGAagcagcagaggaagaggacgacgaagaggaagacgaggacGAGGCAGACGAGTCGGCGGTGGAGACCCTCCGGCCCATGCTGGCCGAGAGCTCGTCGGACCCCCAGCAGGCCCACGCCCAGTCCTCTGTATCGCCAGAGAAGCAGAGGGATGAAGAAGAactagaggaggaagaggaggactcTGTGCCTGCCAGCTCTGTAGCCGTCTGCCAAGACCCAG agcCCTCCAGCACCCAGACAGAGCCTTCACCCGAGGAGAGCaaagcaggagagaaggaggcagagagggaggccaACTCGGAGCGGGAAGTTCCCAGCAGTGCTGACGACAACCCAGAGGAGCCTGCCGAcatggaccaatcagagcagaggGCACCCTCGGGTACGGCTGCCAGCCCCGAGAACAGGGAGGCGAGAGACGAGAGCAACGAAcatgtcagcagcagcagcaacagttgcaGTGAGGAGATCGAGGAGTCCACCGCTGCCGCGACCCCTTCTGACAGTACCACAGAGCTCCCTACAGAGGGCGCCCCAAAGTCAGACGCTCAGGACTCGGCCTCAGCAGAAGAGCCCATGGAGGTGGATTAG
- the pdzrn3b gene encoding E3 ubiquitin-protein ligase PDZRN3-B isoform X3 — protein MGCSLCTLQKPEEQYKLLYEVCQVNGKDLSKATHEQAVEAFRNAKDPIMVQVLRRAPRPKPAGPAGDTQVLDMGTQTDITFQHIMALSKLPAASPPDAVLEQYLLPEEHSPAHEYFDPADFLEGMQQEMEREELEYEEVDLYRSNMQEKLGLTVCYRTDDEDETGIYVSEIDPNSIAARDGRIREGDRIIQINGIEIQNREDAVALLTSEENQNVCLLVARPEIQLDEGWMDDDRNDFLDDLHLDMLEQQHHQAMQFTASMLQQKKHEEDGGTTDTATLLSQRHEKDSGVGRTDESTRNDESSEQENLGDEQATGTFLGTTLGSRRRLAYSQDTLGSGDLPFSSESLISESDFLGIPADECERFRELLELKCQVRSAAGSGALYCPGMAAAAAAAAGGGGLGGGGEEGVDKELELLNEELRTIELECLSIVRAHKMQQLREQYRESWMLHNSGFRNYNTSVDAPHRHELADITELPEKSDKDSSSAYNTGESCRSTPLTLELSPDNSLRRANESLPEGVTANPSGRVLKPLLSPVQEVCGGPSRGRATSSSSSSSSKEPENGTQAEGQQQQQQQRKGDAPAGGKGGRSPYKHAHIPAHAQHYQSYMQLIQQKSAVEYAQSQMSLVSMCPLAPSSGRAATGDGPNGSSELGPKMEWKVKIRSDGTRYITKRPVRDRLLKERALRIREERSGMTTDDDAASELKMGRYWSKEERKQHAVRSREQRQRREFMKQSRMDSLKEQGGETGAGGTGADEPRKELNIIELSHKKMTKKRNKKIFDNWMTIQELLTHGTREPDGSRVYNSLLSVTTV, from the exons GTCAATGGTAAGGACCTCTCCAAGGCCACGCATGAGCAGGCGGTGGAGGCCTTCCGCAACGCCAAAGACCCCATCATGGTGCAGGTGCTGCGGCGCGCCCCGCGGCCCAAGCCGGCCGGCCCCGCCGGGGACACGCAGGTGCTGGACATGGGCACGCAGACGGACATCACCTTCCAGCACATCATGGCCCTCAGCAAGCTGCCCGCCGCCAGCCCACCCGACGCCGTGCTGGAGCAGTACCTGCTGCCCGAGGA ACACTCTCCTGCACATGAGTACTTTGACCCCGCGGACTTCCTGGAAGGCATGCAGCAGGAGATGGAGCGCGAAGAGCTGGAATATGAG GAAGTGGATTTATACCGATCGAACATGCAGGAAAAGCTGGGGCTGACCGTGTGCTACAGAACCGACGACGAAGACGAGACCGGGATCTACGTCAGCGAA aTTGATCCAAACAGCATTGCAGCGAGGGATGGACGAATCAGAGAAGGTGATCGGATCATTCAG ATCAATGGCATAGAGATCCAGAACCGGGAGGACGCGGTAGCCCTGCTCACCAGCGAGGAGAACCAGAATGTCTGTCTGCTCGTGGCTCGACCCGAGATCCAG CTGGATGAGGGCTGGATGGATGACGACAGGAACGACTTCCTGGACGACCTGCACCTCGACATgctggagcagcagcaccaccaggcCATGCAGTTCACTGCCAGCATGCTCCAGCAG aaaAAGCATGAGGAGGACGGCGGCACGACCGACACGGCCACGCTGCTCTCACAGCGGCACGAGAAGGACAGCGGTGTGGGCCGCACGGACGAGAGCACACGCAACGACGAGAGCTCGGAGCAGGAGAACCTGGGCGACGAGCAGGCCACCGGCACCTTCCTGGGCACCACGCTGGGCAGCCGGCGGCGGCTGGCCTACAGCCAGGACACGCTGGGCAGCGGCGACCTGCCCTTCAGCAGCGAGTCGCTCATCAGCGAGTCCGACTTCCTGGGCATCCCTGCGGACGAATGTGAGCGCTTCCGTGAACTCCTGGAGCTCAAGTGCCAGGTGCGCAGCGCGGCCGGCAGTGGCGCCCTCTACTGCCCTGGAatggcagcggcggcggcggcggcagcaggtggaggaggtttaggaggaggtggagaggagggagtggacaaggagctggagctgctgaacGAGGAGCTGCGCACCATCGAGCTGGAGTGCCTGAGCATCGTGCGGGCGCACAAGATGCAGCAGCTGCGGGAGCAGTACCGCGAGTCCTGGATGCTGCACAACAGCGGCTTCCGCAACTACAACACCAGTGTGGACGCGCCGCACCGCCACGAGCTGGCCGACATCACCGAGCTGCCCGAGAAGTCAGACAAAGACAGCTCGAGCGCCTACAACACGGGCGAGAGCTGCCGCAGCACGCCGCTCACGCTCGAGCTCTCCCCGGACAACTCGCTCCGCCGTGCCAACGAGAGCCTGCCCGAGGGCGTCACGGCGAACCCCAGCGGGAGGGTCCTCAAGCCCCTGCTGTCACCCGTCCAGGAGGTCTGTGGAGGTCCCAGCCGAGGGCGAGCCacgtcctcctcgtcctcgtcgTCCTCCAAGGAGCCGGAGAACGGGACTCAAGCCGagggtcagcagcagcagcagcagcagcgaaaGGGGGACGCCCCCGCCGGGGGCAAGGGGGGCCGCTCGCCCTACAAGCACGCCCACATCCCAGCCCACGCACAGCACTACCAGAGCTACATGCAGCTCATCCAGCAGAAGTCGGCCGTGGAGTACGCCCAGAGCCAAATGAGCCTCGTCAGCATGTGCCCGCTCGCCCCGTCTTCAGGCAGGGCCGCGACCGGCGACGGCCCCAACGGCAGCTCGGAGCTGGGTCCCAAGATGGAGTGGAAGGTGAAGATCCGCAGCGACGGCACGCGCTACATCACCAAGCGCCCGGTGCGCGACCGCCTGCTGAAGGAGCGCGCGCTGCGCATCCGCGAGGAGCGCAGCGGCATGACCACGGACGACGACGCCGCCAGCGAGCTCAAGATGGGCCGCTACTGGAGCAAGGAGGAGCGCAAGCAGCACGCCGTGCGGTCCCGCGAGCAGCGGCAGCGCCGCGAGTTCATGAAGCAGAGCCGCATGGACAGCCTCAAGGAGCAGGGCGGCGAAACCGGCGCCGGCGGGACGGGCGCCGACGAGCCGCGCAAAGAGCTCAACATCATCGAACTGAGCCACAAGAAGATGACGAAGAAGCGCAACAAGAAAATCTTCGACAACTGGATGACCATCCAGGAGCTGCTGACACACGGCACGCGTGAGCCCGACGGCTCGCGCGTCTACAACTCCCTGCTCTCGGTCACTACCGTCTAG